A genomic window from Nicotiana sylvestris chromosome 11, ASM39365v2, whole genome shotgun sequence includes:
- the LOC138881343 gene encoding uncharacterized protein — MRSMKQSLKSIQGLSGQKSVCYADLCMFPHVHLPLGFKTPKFEKYDGYGDPIAHLKRNCNQLRGAGGKEELLMTYFRESLIGIASEWYMDQAMSCWYIWDDLARDFVRQFQYNIDIALDRNSLTNLKKKSSESFREYAIKWREHASRVKPSMDEIEMVTIFLQAQEADYFQNMMSTMGKSLAEAIKISEMVENGLKTDRILRQSAIRATSQAIQGGSGGVAKGKKKEEISMAGSGARKHRTPRSLFLERTPQHYYPHQDVTYAPQPYTVMKAQSYIRPQQQANRNQAPFSRNQPPYQNHYNPRSPQNNFHPREPPKRPDFTLIGETYSSLLPKLVQMGLLQPVPQTRQNPVSLAYRAGTRCAYHLGEEGHDTDDCWTLKRAVENLIEQRKVVLRDKDIPNVTNNPLSAYNNGPVIGMICEDKEFDPALKAIIAIADGAYVIWGPINPPRLSEPVVIGRASQKPMMDPTVVPWNYNKSVVTHKGKEISGEVKENNPAEKYFNLEEVNNATRKRFPSKKPVSAE, encoded by the exons atgaggagtatgaaacagagtctcaaaagcatacaaggcttgagtggacagaaaagtgtatgCTATGCCGACTTAtgtatgttccctcatgtgcatctgccattgggattcaaaaccccaaaatttgagaagtatgatggatacggtgatcctattgctcatctcaagagaaATTGCAACCAGCTGCGAGGAGCCGGTGGGAAGGAAGAACTCCTCATGACCTATTTCAGAGAAAGTCTCATtggcatcgcatctgagtggtacatggaccaagcTATGTCCTGCTGGTATATCTGGGATGACcttgctagagatttcgtcaggcagttccagtacaacattgatattgctctagataggaactcattgacaaacttgaagaagaaatcctcggaaagcttccgagagtacgcaATTAAATGGCGTGAACATGCCTCCAGGGTAAAGCCTTCGATGGATGAGATTGAAATGGTCACAATTTTTCTCCAAGCTCAGGAagctgactacttccaaaatatgatgtccacAATGGGTAAATCGCTCGCTGAAGCCATCAAGATTagcgaaatggttgaaaatgggttgaaaacggatAGAATTCTAAGACAATCCGCCATTAGAGCTACCTCCCAAGCTattcagggtgggtctggaggagtagcgaaaggcaagaaaaaggaagaaatatCCATGGCAGGGTCGGGTGCAAGAAAACACCGTACTCCCAGATCCCTTTTCTTAGAGAGGACCccgcaacactattacccccaccaaGATGTAACATATGCTCCTCAGCCATACACGGTCATGAAGGCTCAATCTTATATtcggccacaacaacaagccaaccggAACCAAGCTCCATTCTCTAGAAACCAGCCTCcttaccaaaaccactacaaCCCCCGGTCTccacaaaacaatttccaccctcgTGAACCACCCAAGAGGCCAGATTTTACACTAATTGGCGAAACCTACTCCAGCCTATTACCAAAGCTTGTTCAAATGGGTCTGCTACAACCTGTTCCTCAAACCAGGCAAAATCCAGTATCACTCGCTTATAGAGCCGGTACCCGATGCGCTTATCACTTAGGGGAAGAAGGGCACGACACAGATGATTGCTGGACTCTGAAGAGAGCCGTGGagaacttgatagaacaaaggaagGTAGTGTTAAGGGATAAAGATATTCCCAATGTAACTAACAACCCACTATCGGCCTACAACAATGGGCCGgtaattggaatgatttgtgaggacaaggaaTTCGACCCAGCTttgaaggccatcattgccattgctgat ggaGCTTATGTGATATGGGGGCCAATTAATCCACCAAGGCtgagtgagcccgtggttattggccgcgcATCACAAAAGCCCATGATGGATCCTACCGTTGTgccttggaactacaacaaatcAGTGGTGACtcacaaaggcaaagaaatctcgGGAGAAGTTAAAGAAAATAACCCGGCTGAAAAGTATTTCAatttggaagaggtgaacaatgccactagaaagcgcttcccatctaagaagcccgtgagtgccgAATAA